ATAATACTTTTAATAACAGCAAAACCAAAAGCCGTCATCATTACAATTTCAACAGCTGCAACACCAAAAAAGAACCAGGGTTTAAACGGACCAAACCTTGTGGGATCCTTTGCGATGAGTTCTGTTGTTGCAATATCCCTGTGCATCATACCCAAAGCCGTTAAACAAACGCCCCCGGCCAAAAACATTCCTATGATACCGTTGGTGCGATGTAAGCTCAATTTGCCATGTGTTGCCCAATATGGTTGCAGAATAAGATAGAGATACCAGACAGTACCCGTCCAGTAATGAATATGAACCGACCACGCATTGTCAGTAAAATCACCCCAATAATCTCTGAAAATTCCAATTTGCATAAAGAACATGGGAATAAACATCCACTTGTACAAACTCTTGTAACGTTGCATGGGTAAACAGTTTTACAGTTTTGGTGATTGATAGAAAACTCATCGTACGATGAAAGATGAATCGTACGTTGGTATGGAAGAAAGATAAACTGTTCTTTTGAGTAATACAAGAAAGCATATCGGTCAACTATCCACACTGATGTTCTGCTGATGAACAGTTTAGTAATTTATCTCAACTATTTTTTTATTCTGCAGTTTCTGCATTTGCACGGGTACAATATTCAATATTTCTTCCTTGATTGTATTAATGAGCTTAGTTTTAATATGATCACGGTGTGTAACAAGACTCACTTCACGTGCAGGGCTTGGCCGCTTTAATTGCTTCACCAATTTCAGTTGCGATTTACTAAACTCCATGACAGCAAGCTCAGGTAAAATGGTAATGCCATCACTTTTATCAACCATGCGTTTGAGCGTTTCAATATTTCCTGTCTCGTATTTGAAATTAAAGTCGCTGCTTTTGCGGAGTTCGCATAAGTTTAATATCTGCGAACGAAAACAATGTCCTTCTTCCAATAACCAAAGTTGATTAGGATCCAGTTCACTGGCCAACACATATTTTTTATCACTCAAGACATTTTTGGCTGATACATACACAAACAGTTCTTCATAGAACAATACATATTCTTTTATCGATGGGTCTTTTAATGGAGTAACCACAATGCAACAATCGAGACGGTTGTTCTTCAATTCATGAATCACATCTTCTGTAATCGATTCCTTAATCACCAAATTCAACTGCGGATACTTCTCTCTTACAGCTTTGTAAAGCGAAGGCAACAGGTAAGGAGCAAGCGTTGGAATAATACCAATCCGCAGTTCACCGGAGAGTGTGTCTTTCTGATCGTTAATGATTTGTTTGATCATATTCGATTCACGCAGGGTAACACGTGCCTGCGTAATAATTTCAGTGCCCACTTCAGTAGGTATAACCGGTTGCTTTGTACGGTCGAATATCTTAACCCCGAGTTCTTCTTCCAGCTTTTGTATCTGCATACTAAGCGTTGGTTGCGTAACAAAACATTTCTCTGCCGCCACTGCAAAATGCCGGTGTGTATCTAATGCAACAATGTATTCGAGCTGAGTTAAGGTCATAGACAAATACTATATGATCATAAAAATAATCAATTTGTGTTATTACCTGCCCTGCCTTAGTTTTGGAGCCCAAAGAAAAACTTACTGTTCATCATCATTTATAACAAGTTCGCTTAATCATTAAAACATGGATAATAACACATCTCAAGCCAAGTGTCCTTTCTCTGGCGGAGCTTTGAAGCAAGCCGCCGGCGGTGGCACAAGAAACCGTGACTGGTGGCCAAACCAGTTAAGATTGAACA
The DNA window shown above is from Lacibacter sp. H375 and carries:
- a CDS encoding hydrogen peroxide-inducible genes activator, whose product is MTLTQLEYIVALDTHRHFAVAAEKCFVTQPTLSMQIQKLEEELGVKIFDRTKQPVIPTEVGTEIITQARVTLRESNMIKQIINDQKDTLSGELRIGIIPTLAPYLLPSLYKAVREKYPQLNLVIKESITEDVIHELKNNRLDCCIVVTPLKDPSIKEYVLFYEELFVYVSAKNVLSDKKYVLASELDPNQLWLLEEGHCFRSQILNLCELRKSSDFNFKYETGNIETLKRMVDKSDGITILPELAVMEFSKSQLKLVKQLKRPSPAREVSLVTHRDHIKTKLINTIKEEILNIVPVQMQKLQNKKIVEINY